From Streptomyces sp. GSL17-111, one genomic window encodes:
- a CDS encoding inorganic phosphate transporter translates to MDTFSLLVVIGVALFFTYTNGFHDSANAIATSISTRALTPRVALLMAAVMNLAGAFMGSGIAKTVSEGLIETPTGGNGMLILFAALVGAITWNMITWYFGLPSSSSHALFGGLVGAALAGSTAVYWDGVLEKIVIPMFLSPLVGLGLGYLVMSAILWMFRRSNPQRAQRGFRIAQTVSAAGMALGHGLQDAQKTMGIVVMALVIAGVEDEGEPIPVWVKIASAVMLSLGTYAGGWRIMRTLGRRIIDLDPPQGFAAETTASSVMYATAYIFQAPISTTHIITSAIMGVGATKRVKAVRWGVAKNIVAGWFITMPAAASVAALSYGLGWLAFG, encoded by the coding sequence GTGGACACGTTCTCGCTGCTCGTCGTCATCGGCGTCGCGCTCTTCTTCACCTACACCAACGGGTTCCACGACTCGGCCAACGCCATCGCGACGTCGATCTCCACCCGGGCGCTGACGCCCCGCGTCGCCCTGCTGATGGCGGCGGTCATGAACCTGGCCGGTGCCTTCATGGGCAGCGGCATCGCCAAGACGGTCAGTGAGGGCCTGATCGAGACGCCGACCGGCGGCAACGGGATGCTCATCCTCTTCGCCGCGCTCGTCGGGGCGATCACCTGGAACATGATCACCTGGTACTTCGGCCTGCCCTCGTCGTCCTCGCACGCGTTGTTCGGCGGGCTGGTGGGGGCCGCGCTGGCCGGTTCCACGGCCGTCTACTGGGACGGTGTGCTGGAGAAGATCGTCATTCCGATGTTCCTCTCCCCGCTGGTGGGGCTCGGGCTCGGGTACCTGGTGATGTCGGCGATCCTGTGGATGTTCCGGCGCTCGAACCCGCAGCGGGCCCAGCGCGGCTTCCGGATCGCCCAGACCGTCTCGGCGGCCGGCATGGCGCTCGGCCACGGCCTCCAGGACGCCCAGAAGACGATGGGCATCGTGGTGATGGCGCTGGTCATCGCCGGTGTGGAGGACGAGGGCGAGCCGATCCCGGTGTGGGTCAAGATCGCCTCGGCCGTGATGCTCTCGCTCGGTACGTACGCCGGCGGCTGGCGGATCATGCGCACCCTCGGCCGCCGCATCATCGACCTCGACCCGCCGCAGGGCTTCGCGGCCGAGACCACGGCCTCGTCGGTCATGTACGCGACGGCCTACATCTTCCAGGCGCCGATCTCCACGACCCACATCATCACCTCCGCGATCATGGGCGTGGGAGCGACGAAGCGGGTCAAGGCCGTCCGGTGGGGGGTCGCGAAGAACATCGTCGCCGGGTGGTTCATCACCATGCCGGCGGCGGCTTCGGTCGCCGCGCTGAGCTACGGCCTCGGCTGGCTCGCCTTCGGCTGA
- the pstB gene encoding phosphate ABC transporter ATP-binding protein PstB, whose translation MAKRIDVSGLTAFYGSHKAIEDISMTVEPRSVTAFIGPSGCGKSTFLRTLNRMHEVTPGGRVEGKVMLDDESLYGPGVDPVAVRRTIGMVFQRPNPFPTMSIYDNVAAGLRLNGKYRKAQLDEVVEKSLRGANLWNEVKDRLNKPGSGLSGGQQQRLCIARAIAVEPQVLLMDEPCSALDPISTIAIEDLIGELKEQYTIVIVTHNMQQAARVSDRTAFFNLAAIGQPGKLIEIDDTERIFSNPSVQATEDYISGRFG comes from the coding sequence ATGGCCAAGCGCATCGACGTCAGCGGCCTCACCGCCTTCTACGGCTCCCACAAGGCCATCGAGGATATCTCGATGACCGTCGAACCCCGCTCCGTGACGGCCTTCATCGGCCCCTCCGGCTGCGGCAAGTCCACCTTCCTCCGCACCCTCAACCGCATGCACGAGGTGACGCCCGGCGGGCGCGTCGAGGGCAAGGTCATGCTGGACGACGAGTCCCTGTACGGCCCCGGGGTCGACCCGGTCGCCGTCCGCCGGACGATCGGCATGGTCTTCCAGCGGCCGAACCCCTTCCCGACGATGTCGATCTACGACAACGTCGCGGCCGGCCTGCGGCTGAACGGCAAGTACCGCAAGGCCCAGCTCGACGAGGTCGTCGAGAAGTCGCTGCGCGGCGCCAACCTGTGGAACGAGGTCAAGGACCGGCTGAACAAGCCCGGCTCCGGTCTCTCCGGCGGTCAGCAGCAGCGCCTGTGCATCGCCCGCGCCATCGCCGTCGAGCCGCAGGTGCTGCTCATGGACGAGCCCTGCTCGGCGCTCGACCCGATCTCGACCATCGCCATCGAGGACCTGATCGGGGAGCTCAAGGAGCAGTACACGATCGTCATCGTCACGCACAACATGCAGCAGGCCGCCCGCGTCTCCGACCGCACCGCGTTCTTCAACCTCGCGGCGATCGGTCAGCCCGGCAAGCTCATCGAGATCGACGACACCGAGCGCATCTTCTCCAACCCCTCGGTGCAGGCCACCGAGGACTACATCTCCGGCCGCTTCGGCTGA
- a CDS encoding type VI secretion protein, with the protein MPGYAGPVGPAGPGRKPGGGVPDGLLIGLLALLLSVTVLAWTALGLAGLLTHGAWPERVSFPRTPLALRALVTDPADLAAAWPEADPAALPGPGLFWGLLISEIMVLSVLTLAALMSLARRKARRRARRLARDAARHDRGVPVPESSLPTRRHEEAPASHLPVQEPTPPAGVLTGHAASPRSTALSAPGADTAHAATHPQGPGAPSAVLLRRNADPAEALAAAEGPAVVVTADPRLWADTVGARGKLGPTLVYDPSHVTDAPVRLRWAPQEGCSDPVVARRRAAALLTPVRSPASGDVAVHHAAETLLRCCLHAADVSGKPFRSVHRWATGTSTADAVRVLRRHPEAASGAAGELEATLTGHAERRDLAHALIGRALAALRQVQVRNACAGSRNDSVVLESFGAQVGTLYIVGADVEAPRRDVGIVPLVTALTASVVEHGRRMAARSSSGRLDPPMSVILDNPAAVVPLADLPALLTDGEELGIHTLAYLRSAAQARASWPQLAQSHLARINASS; encoded by the coding sequence GTGCCCGGCTACGCCGGCCCGGTCGGTCCGGCCGGGCCGGGCCGCAAGCCCGGCGGTGGTGTTCCGGACGGTCTCCTGATCGGCCTGCTCGCGCTGCTGCTGTCCGTCACCGTACTGGCTTGGACGGCGCTCGGGCTGGCCGGGCTGCTCACACACGGGGCCTGGCCGGAGCGCGTCTCCTTCCCCAGGACCCCACTGGCCCTGCGCGCCCTCGTCACCGACCCCGCGGACCTGGCCGCCGCCTGGCCCGAGGCCGACCCGGCGGCCCTGCCCGGGCCCGGTCTCTTCTGGGGTCTGCTGATCAGCGAGATCATGGTCCTGTCCGTCCTGACGCTCGCCGCGTTGATGTCCCTGGCCCGTCGAAAGGCACGACGTCGCGCCCGCCGGCTCGCGCGGGATGCGGCGCGGCACGACCGTGGGGTACCGGTTCCGGAGAGCTCTCTTCCGACGCGTCGGCACGAGGAAGCGCCCGCCTCGCACCTCCCCGTACAGGAGCCGACACCGCCAGCAGGGGTTCTCACCGGGCACGCAGCATCCCCTCGGTCCACAGCCCTCTCGGCCCCGGGGGCCGACACCGCGCACGCGGCGACGCACCCGCAAGGCCCGGGCGCTCCCTCCGCGGTCCTCCTACGCAGGAACGCCGACCCTGCCGAAGCACTCGCCGCGGCCGAGGGCCCTGCCGTCGTGGTGACCGCCGACCCACGCCTGTGGGCCGACACGGTCGGGGCGCGCGGCAAACTCGGCCCCACGCTCGTCTACGACCCCTCGCATGTCACGGACGCCCCCGTCCGGTTGCGCTGGGCACCCCAAGAGGGCTGCTCCGACCCCGTCGTCGCCCGTCGGCGGGCCGCCGCCCTCCTCACTCCGGTACGGAGCCCGGCCTCGGGGGACGTGGCCGTCCATCACGCCGCCGAAACGCTGCTGCGCTGCTGTCTGCACGCCGCCGACGTCTCCGGCAAGCCCTTCAGGTCGGTGCACCGCTGGGCCACCGGGACGTCCACCGCAGACGCTGTGCGCGTGCTCCGTCGGCACCCGGAGGCGGCTTCGGGAGCTGCGGGAGAACTCGAAGCCACCTTGACCGGCCATGCGGAACGGCGTGACCTGGCCCATGCGTTGATCGGCCGAGCCCTGGCGGCACTGCGTCAGGTGCAGGTGCGGAACGCCTGCGCCGGTTCGCGCAACGATTCCGTCGTGCTGGAATCCTTCGGGGCGCAAGTGGGCACGCTCTACATCGTGGGCGCGGACGTCGAGGCCCCCCGCCGCGATGTCGGGATCGTACCGCTCGTCACAGCGCTCACCGCTAGCGTGGTCGAGCACGGCCGGCGCATGGCCGCACGGTCATCCTCCGGTCGGCTCGACCCACCAATGTCCGTCATTTTGGACAACCCGGCGGCCGTCGTCCCACTCGCAGACCTCCCGGCCCTGCTCACCGACGGCGAGGAACTGGGCATCCACACCCTGGCCTATCTGCGCTCCGCCGCCCAGGCCCGTGCCTCCTGGCCGCAACTCGCGCAGAGCCACCTGGCTCGTATCAACGCGTCATCCTGA
- a CDS encoding metal-sensitive transcriptional regulator, producing the protein MTTVEPTPVAPPVPADAAPGTGPHGYTQQKEAHLKRLRRIEGQIRGLQRMVDEDVYCIDILTQVSASTKALQSFALQLLEEHLRHCVAAAAQDGGQEMDAKVAEATAAIARLMRT; encoded by the coding sequence ATGACCACCGTCGAGCCCACACCCGTCGCACCGCCGGTGCCCGCCGACGCCGCGCCGGGCACCGGCCCGCACGGCTACACCCAGCAGAAGGAGGCCCACCTCAAGCGCCTGCGCCGCATCGAGGGCCAGATTCGGGGGCTCCAGCGGATGGTCGACGAGGACGTCTACTGCATCGACATCCTCACGCAGGTCTCCGCCTCCACGAAAGCCCTCCAGTCCTTCGCGCTCCAACTGCTCGAGGAGCACCTGCGGCACTGCGTCGCGGCCGCGGCCCAGGACGGCGGCCAGGAGATGGACGCCAAGGTGGCCGAAGCCACCGCCGCCATCGCCCGCCTGATGCGCACCTGA
- a CDS encoding SCO6880 family protein: MTTPHTVAPRRTYTIGRARPNALIGKDRETGEIALIVVGAFLGMMSGLLVPLLSLRIVLLAGFPMLALAAVYVPYRGRTFFRWIEIDRSYRRLLRRGGTYRSAAPEAGIRLDGHETEIGSPPGVGRITWLAAPFGPDEIAVLLHADRRTVTAAIEIEGPGVGLRDSEDQEALVDRFGTLLKHVANGDGYVTRLQMLARTLPADPDAHAKDVAQRGDDRAPHWLRSSYDHLQSMVSTSSEQHRAYLVACMHHGRELAAEAVTIAKANRAGGRRLSRDEGLAIVMTRELTDICARLAEADIRVRQPLGQARLASLIHASYDPDHPIDHIQAMTRRNAWPAELDATESGYLQAKTRESATREPWCHATAWVKEWPMTPVGVNFLAPLLVHTPDVIRTVAVCMDLEPTELAIERMLTEKTNDSAEASRQAKMNRTVDPRDIAAHGRVDQRGEDLASGAAGVNLVGYITVSSRSPESLARDKRTIRAAAGKSYLKLEWCDREHHRAFVNTLPFATGIRR, translated from the coding sequence GTGACGACGCCCCACACCGTCGCGCCGCGCCGCACGTACACCATCGGGCGCGCCCGACCGAACGCCCTGATCGGCAAGGACCGTGAAACGGGCGAGATCGCGCTCATCGTCGTCGGCGCGTTCCTCGGGATGATGAGCGGTCTGCTCGTCCCGTTGCTGTCCCTGCGCATCGTGCTGCTCGCGGGCTTCCCCATGCTGGCCCTGGCCGCCGTCTACGTCCCCTACCGGGGGCGGACGTTCTTCCGGTGGATCGAGATCGACCGTTCCTACCGTCGGCTCCTGCGCCGGGGCGGAACGTACCGGTCCGCCGCACCGGAAGCCGGCATCCGCCTGGACGGGCACGAGACGGAGATCGGCTCGCCGCCCGGCGTCGGCCGCATCACCTGGCTCGCCGCCCCGTTCGGCCCCGACGAGATCGCCGTGCTCCTGCACGCCGACCGCCGGACGGTCACCGCGGCCATCGAGATCGAGGGGCCGGGCGTCGGGCTGCGGGACAGCGAGGACCAGGAGGCCCTCGTCGACCGCTTCGGCACTCTGCTCAAGCACGTGGCCAACGGCGACGGATACGTGACCCGGCTGCAGATGCTGGCCCGTACCCTGCCCGCCGACCCGGACGCCCACGCCAAGGACGTCGCCCAGCGCGGGGACGACCGGGCCCCGCACTGGCTGCGGTCCTCCTACGACCACCTGCAGTCCATGGTGTCGACCTCCAGCGAACAACACCGGGCCTACCTCGTGGCGTGCATGCACCACGGACGGGAACTGGCCGCCGAGGCCGTGACCATCGCCAAGGCCAACCGCGCCGGAGGGCGCAGGCTGTCACGCGACGAGGGCCTGGCCATCGTCATGACGCGTGAGCTGACCGACATCTGCGCCCGGCTCGCCGAGGCCGACATCCGGGTCCGGCAGCCCCTCGGCCAGGCCCGCCTCGCCTCGCTCATCCACGCCTCCTACGACCCCGACCACCCGATCGACCACATCCAGGCCATGACGCGGCGCAACGCCTGGCCCGCCGAGCTCGACGCGACGGAGTCGGGATACCTCCAGGCCAAGACACGCGAGTCGGCGACACGCGAGCCCTGGTGCCACGCGACGGCCTGGGTGAAGGAGTGGCCGATGACGCCGGTCGGCGTCAACTTCCTCGCTCCGCTGCTGGTCCACACGCCGGACGTGATCCGCACCGTCGCCGTCTGCATGGACCTGGAGCCGACGGAGCTCGCCATCGAGCGCATGCTGACCGAGAAGACGAACGACTCGGCGGAGGCGAGCCGTCAGGCCAAGATGAACCGCACGGTGGACCCGCGCGACATCGCCGCCCACGGCCGCGTCGACCAGCGCGGGGAGGACCTGGCCAGCGGGGCCGCCGGCGTCAACCTCGTCGGGTACATCACCGTCTCCTCCCGTTCACCGGAGTCGCTCGCCCGCGACAAGCGGACCATCCGGGCCGCTGCGGGCAAGAGCTACCTGAAACTGGAGTGGTGCGACCGCGAGCACCACAGGGCCTTCGTCAACACCCTGCCCTTCGCCACCGGGATCCGCCGATGA
- a CDS encoding DUF47 domain-containing protein, with translation MRFRLTPRETSFYDMFAASADNIVTGSKLLMELLGAEASARSDIAERMRAAEHAGDDATHAIFHQLNSSFITPFDREDIYRLASSLDDIMDFMEEAVDLVVLYQIEELPKGVEQQIEVLARAAELTAEAMPHLRTMENLTEYWIEVNRLENQADQIHRKLLAHLFNGKYDAIEVLKLKQIVDVLEEAADAFEHVANTVETIAVKES, from the coding sequence GTGCGCTTTCGTCTGACCCCCAGGGAGACGAGCTTCTACGACATGTTCGCCGCGTCAGCGGACAACATCGTGACCGGTTCGAAGCTCCTCATGGAACTGCTCGGGGCGGAAGCGTCCGCGCGGAGCGACATCGCCGAGCGCATGAGGGCCGCCGAGCACGCCGGCGACGACGCCACGCACGCGATCTTCCACCAACTCAACTCCTCCTTCATCACACCGTTCGACCGCGAGGACATCTACCGGCTGGCCTCCTCGCTCGACGACATCATGGACTTCATGGAGGAGGCCGTCGACCTGGTCGTCCTCTACCAGATCGAGGAACTGCCCAAGGGCGTCGAGCAGCAGATCGAGGTGCTCGCCCGGGCGGCCGAGCTCACCGCCGAGGCCATGCCCCACCTGCGCACCATGGAGAACCTGACGGAGTACTGGATCGAGGTCAACCGCCTGGAGAACCAGGCCGACCAGATCCACCGCAAGCTCCTCGCCCACCTCTTCAACGGCAAGTACGACGCCATCGAGGTGCTGAAGCTGAAGCAGATCGTGGACGTCCTCGAAGAGGCCGCCGACGCGTTCGAACACGTCGCGAACACGGTGGAGACCATCGCGGTCAAGGAGTCCTGA
- a CDS encoding ATP-binding protein, producing MAAFDLLSTVTDAFTSFLFGRTETTRLPVRTSTGQAQAVYLPTAAPGLGDSGVIIGREVYSGKGYIYDPFQLYGQQLPAPHWLVLGESGNGKSALEKTYVLRQLRFRDRQVVVLDAQGEDGVGEWNLIAEELGITPVRLDPTAALDQGIRLNPLDPAITTTGQLALLRTIIEVALGHGLDERAGFALKVAHSYVNATVADRQPVLIDIVEQLRHPEPESAHAMNVALEDVRAWGLDVALVLDRLVDGDLRGMFDGPTTVGIDLDAPLTVFDLSHIDRNSIAMPILMAIVGVWLEHTWIRPDRKKRIFLVEEAWHIINSPFVAQLFQRLLKFGRRLGLSFVAVVHHLSDVVDGAAAREAAAILKMASTRTVYAQKADEARATGQVLGLPRWAVEIIPTLSPGIAVWDVNGNVQVVKHLITEAERPLVFTDRAMTEASTRDEEDAEPGSGQGGMGDLDHALEQEAESRASRFDRLSRVDGTVA from the coding sequence ATGGCCGCGTTTGACCTGCTCTCCACCGTGACCGATGCCTTCACCAGCTTCCTCTTCGGCAGAACGGAGACGACGCGGTTGCCCGTCCGCACCTCGACGGGTCAGGCGCAGGCCGTCTACCTCCCCACCGCCGCACCCGGGCTGGGCGACTCGGGCGTCATCATCGGCCGTGAGGTGTACAGCGGCAAGGGCTACATCTACGACCCGTTCCAGCTCTACGGCCAGCAGCTCCCGGCCCCGCACTGGCTGGTGCTGGGTGAGTCCGGCAACGGCAAGTCGGCGCTGGAGAAGACGTACGTGCTGCGGCAGCTGCGTTTCCGGGACCGCCAGGTCGTCGTGCTCGACGCCCAGGGCGAGGACGGCGTCGGCGAGTGGAACCTCATCGCGGAAGAGCTGGGCATCACCCCCGTCCGCCTCGACCCGACGGCCGCCCTCGACCAGGGAATCCGCCTCAACCCGCTGGACCCGGCCATCACGACGACCGGCCAGCTCGCCCTCCTGCGCACCATCATCGAAGTGGCACTGGGCCACGGGCTCGACGAGCGAGCCGGGTTCGCGCTCAAGGTGGCGCACTCCTACGTCAACGCCACCGTCGCCGACCGGCAGCCCGTACTGATCGACATCGTCGAGCAGCTCCGCCACCCCGAGCCCGAGTCGGCACACGCGATGAACGTCGCGCTTGAGGACGTCCGCGCCTGGGGCCTGGACGTCGCCCTCGTGCTGGACCGCCTCGTGGACGGCGACCTGCGCGGCATGTTCGACGGCCCCACGACCGTCGGTATCGATCTCGACGCGCCGCTGACCGTTTTCGACCTGTCCCACATCGACCGCAACTCGATCGCCATGCCGATCCTCATGGCCATCGTCGGAGTCTGGCTCGAACACACGTGGATCAGGCCGGACCGCAAGAAGCGCATCTTCCTGGTGGAGGAAGCGTGGCACATCATCAACAGCCCCTTCGTCGCGCAGCTCTTCCAGCGGCTGCTGAAGTTCGGACGTCGACTCGGCCTGTCGTTCGTGGCCGTCGTCCACCACCTGTCGGACGTCGTGGACGGCGCTGCGGCCCGCGAGGCGGCGGCGATCCTGAAGATGGCCTCGACCCGGACCGTCTACGCACAGAAGGCCGATGAGGCCCGCGCCACCGGTCAGGTGCTCGGCCTGCCGCGCTGGGCGGTGGAGATCATCCCGACCCTGTCCCCGGGTATCGCCGTATGGGACGTCAACGGCAACGTCCAGGTGGTCAAGCACCTCATCACCGAGGCCGAACGCCCCCTCGTCTTCACCGACCGCGCGATGACCGAAGCCTCCACTCGGGACGAGGAGGACGCGGAGCCGGGCTCCGGTCAGGGAGGCATGGGCGACCTGGATCACGCGCTGGAACAGGAGGCGGAATCCCGGGCGAGCCGCTTCGACCGGCTCAGCCGGGTGGATGGGACGGTGGCCTGA
- a CDS encoding O-methyltransferase, with protein sequence MHIVHPSLDSYLIAHSRPAADDVLRDLAEETRRALPDLVSMQITQDEGAFLTMLTQLTGARLAVEVGTFTGYSSLCIARGLAEGGTLVACDVSDEWTSIARRYWRRAGLEDRIDLRLGPAVETLRAMPREEAVDFAFIDADKTGYPAYYEELVTRLRPGGLIVLDNVLQGGRVVDEAEQGESVRAVRAVNATIAADERVGCAMLPLRDGVTVVRKR encoded by the coding sequence GTGCACATCGTCCACCCCAGCCTGGACTCCTACCTCATCGCCCACAGCCGCCCCGCCGCCGACGACGTCCTGCGCGACCTCGCCGAGGAGACCCGCCGGGCCCTCCCCGACCTCGTCTCGATGCAGATCACCCAGGACGAGGGCGCCTTCCTCACGATGCTGACGCAACTGACCGGCGCCCGGCTGGCCGTCGAGGTCGGCACGTTCACCGGCTACTCGTCCCTCTGCATCGCCCGGGGGCTGGCGGAGGGCGGCACCCTCGTGGCCTGCGACGTCAGCGACGAGTGGACGTCCATCGCGCGCCGGTACTGGCGTCGCGCGGGCCTGGAGGACCGCATCGACCTCCGCCTGGGCCCGGCCGTCGAGACACTGCGCGCCATGCCCCGGGAGGAGGCGGTCGACTTCGCGTTCATCGACGCCGACAAGACCGGCTACCCCGCCTACTACGAGGAACTGGTGACGCGACTGCGCCCCGGTGGCCTCATCGTCCTCGACAACGTCCTCCAGGGAGGCCGCGTCGTCGACGAGGCCGAACAGGGCGAGTCGGTGAGGGCCGTGCGCGCCGTCAACGCCACCATCGCCGCGGACGAGCGGGTGGGCTGCGCGATGCTGCCGCTGCGGGACGGCGTCACGGTGGTCCGGAAGCGGTAG
- a CDS encoding phosphatase PAP2 family protein has protein sequence MSDWDSPDVELLYRVNGWSDSVPDWGNSALGFASEYGVILGIMLLGLWAWWTARRRPDAVTAVAGLMWAPLGACVAYLVNYPIRELVARPRPFVDHEGLNVLVAGKDGLSFVSDHSALVMALAVGIFLVNRRLGVLAILLALFQGFCRVYTAVHYPTDVVGGLALGTAVVLLLAPLALALLTPLTRAVAASPRVGRLVEAPPGGRAERGDETDEQYPLAHSRDLAA, from the coding sequence ATGTCTGACTGGGACAGCCCTGACGTAGAGCTCCTCTACCGCGTCAACGGCTGGTCGGATAGCGTCCCCGACTGGGGAAACTCGGCGCTCGGTTTCGCCAGTGAGTACGGCGTCATCCTGGGGATCATGCTGCTCGGCCTCTGGGCGTGGTGGACGGCGCGGCGCCGGCCGGACGCCGTGACGGCCGTCGCGGGGCTGATGTGGGCGCCGTTGGGGGCCTGCGTCGCCTATCTGGTGAACTACCCGATCCGTGAGCTCGTGGCCCGCCCGAGACCCTTCGTGGACCACGAGGGGTTGAACGTGCTCGTCGCCGGGAAGGACGGGCTGTCGTTCGTCAGCGACCACTCGGCCCTGGTGATGGCGCTGGCGGTCGGTATCTTCCTCGTCAACCGGCGCCTGGGCGTGCTGGCCATCCTGCTCGCCCTCTTCCAGGGCTTCTGCCGCGTCTACACCGCTGTGCACTACCCGACGGACGTCGTCGGCGGCCTCGCCCTCGGTACGGCCGTCGTCCTGCTGCTCGCGCCGCTGGCGCTCGCCCTGCTCACCCCGTTGACGCGGGCCGTGGCCGCGTCCCCGCGCGTCGGTCGGCTGGTCGAGGCGCCGCCCGGAGGGCGCGCCGAGCGGGGGGACGAGACGGACGAGCAGTACCCTCTCGCCCACAGCCGTGACCTGGCGGCCTGA
- the pstA gene encoding phosphate ABC transporter permease PstA, producing the protein MSHAVMDQRPQDAAGPRPATLRQARLPRWTPLGIALGSAAVAIATGVLADLQSRAQWGLIAALLFVATTFVLTTAVEGVRQAKDRLATSLVWVCFLAAVVPLASLVWETVARGAEMFDLYFLTHSMSGLRDLQPGGGVYHSLIGTLQQVGLATLIAAPLGLLTAVYLVEYGKGRLAKAVTFFVDVMTGIPSIVAGLFVLSFWIILLDFGYSGWAGAMALAILMMPIVVRSTEEMLKLVPNELREASLALGVPKWRTILKVVLPTSIGGITTGVMLAVARIAGETAPIMLLVFGASSINNNPFEGPQDSLPYFIWTQFKAGNQYAYDRAWTAALVLIALVMLLNLLARGIARWKAPKAGH; encoded by the coding sequence ATGAGCCACGCCGTCATGGACCAGCGTCCCCAGGACGCGGCGGGCCCGCGCCCCGCCACCCTCCGGCAGGCCCGGCTGCCGCGCTGGACGCCACTGGGCATCGCCCTCGGTTCGGCCGCCGTCGCCATCGCGACCGGCGTCCTCGCCGACCTGCAGAGCCGCGCGCAGTGGGGCCTGATCGCCGCCCTGCTCTTCGTCGCGACGACGTTCGTGCTGACCACCGCGGTCGAAGGCGTCCGGCAGGCCAAGGACCGGCTCGCCACCAGCCTCGTGTGGGTCTGCTTCCTCGCCGCCGTCGTCCCGCTGGCCTCGCTGGTGTGGGAGACCGTCGCGCGCGGTGCGGAGATGTTCGACCTGTACTTCCTCACGCACTCCATGAGCGGGCTGCGCGACCTGCAGCCCGGCGGCGGTGTCTACCACTCGCTGATCGGCACGCTGCAGCAGGTGGGGCTCGCCACGCTCATCGCGGCGCCCCTCGGCCTGCTCACGGCGGTCTACCTGGTCGAGTACGGCAAGGGGAGGCTCGCCAAGGCCGTGACGTTCTTCGTCGACGTCATGACCGGCATCCCCTCGATCGTCGCGGGTCTGTTCGTCCTGTCCTTCTGGATCATCCTGCTGGACTTCGGCTACTCGGGCTGGGCCGGCGCCATGGCGTTGGCCATCCTGATGATGCCGATCGTCGTGCGGTCCACCGAGGAGATGCTGAAGCTCGTCCCCAACGAGTTGCGCGAGGCGTCCCTCGCCCTCGGCGTCCCGAAGTGGCGGACCATTCTCAAGGTGGTGCTGCCGACGTCGATCGGGGGTATCACCACCGGTGTGATGCTCGCGGTCGCCCGCATCGCGGGTGAGACGGCTCCGATCATGCTGCTCGTGTTCGGTGCCTCGTCGATCAACAACAACCCCTTCGAAGGCCCGCAGGACTCGCTGCCGTACTTCATCTGGACGCAGTTCAAGGCCGGCAACCAGTACGCGTACGACCGCGCCTGGACCGCCGCCCTCGTGCTCATCGCCCTCGTGATGCTGCTGAACCTGCTGGCCCGGGGCATCGCCCGCTGGAAGGCCCCGAAGGCCGGCCACTGA
- a CDS encoding C40 family peptidase translates to MRKAWVVATCGVGLGVCFLALLVVGTFVSAAQFGVGGGRSVALAQGSVPAQYEKLVQKWGNLCDAISPPLLAAQLYQESGWNPSAQSPAAAQGIAQFIPGTWAVHGLDANGDGRADVWDPEDAIPSAASYDCALARNVRDVPGDPTANMLAAYNAGPYAVIKYGGVPPYRETQNYVSVIRKMEQSFAATQERLSPSRQAAGAIHYAQEKLGTPYLWGGDGTPEDDGRFDCSGLTKAAYASVGIELPRVANDQWTAGPHPARDELLPGDLVFFAHDLDDPRSIHHVGIYVGGGYMIDAPYTGAVIRFDPIDTPDYFGATRPTG, encoded by the coding sequence GTGCGGAAGGCTTGGGTGGTGGCGACGTGCGGTGTCGGCCTGGGTGTGTGCTTCCTGGCGCTGCTGGTCGTGGGCACGTTCGTGTCGGCGGCCCAGTTCGGTGTGGGGGGCGGCCGGTCGGTGGCCCTCGCGCAGGGTTCGGTGCCCGCGCAGTACGAGAAGCTGGTGCAGAAGTGGGGCAACCTGTGTGACGCCATCAGCCCGCCGCTGCTCGCCGCCCAGCTGTACCAGGAGAGCGGCTGGAACCCGAGTGCGCAGTCACCGGCCGCGGCGCAGGGCATAGCCCAGTTCATCCCCGGTACGTGGGCCGTGCACGGACTGGACGCCAACGGGGACGGTCGGGCGGACGTGTGGGACCCGGAGGACGCCATCCCGTCGGCGGCCTCCTACGACTGCGCCCTCGCGCGCAACGTGCGCGACGTTCCGGGCGATCCCACGGCGAACATGCTGGCCGCCTACAACGCGGGCCCCTACGCCGTCATCAAGTACGGCGGTGTGCCGCCCTACCGGGAGACGCAGAACTACGTCTCGGTCATCCGGAAGATGGAGCAGAGCTTCGCCGCCACGCAGGAGCGGCTCTCCCCGTCCCGGCAGGCGGCGGGGGCCATCCACTACGCGCAGGAGAAGCTGGGCACGCCCTATCTGTGGGGCGGGGACGGCACCCCGGAGGACGACGGCCGGTTCGACTGCTCGGGGCTCACCAAGGCCGCGTACGCGTCGGTGGGCATCGAGCTGCCCCGGGTGGCCAACGACCAGTGGACGGCCGGTCCGCACCCGGCCCGGGACGAGTTGCTGCCGGGCGATCTGGTGTTCTTCGCGCACGATCTCGACGATCCCCGGTCGATCCACCACGTCGGGATCTACGTCGGCGGTGGGTACATGATCGACGCCCCCTACACCGGCGCCGTGATCCGCTTCGACCCGATCGACACCCCCGACTACTTCGGCGCCACCCGGCCGACGGGCTGA